A single region of the Bacillus cereus genome encodes:
- the yqeK gene encoding bis(5'-nucleosyl)-tetraphosphatase (symmetrical) YqeK encodes MLYNDIYSFTPTGKIENDIKAFLLKYNKEFTYKHSIRVANEARKIAGIFYEDEEKAVIAGCLHDISAIFPNEERIAVAEKFGIEILQEEREFPMIIHQKLSRVIAKEIFKIEDEEVLNAICCHTTLRKHATKMDLVLFVADKLEWDQIGTPPYLINVKKALGNSLEHAAFVYISYLWERKDTLKVIHPWLVEAYWYLKEIVE; translated from the coding sequence ATGTTATATAATGATATATATTCATTTACTCCAACTGGAAAAATAGAAAATGACATTAAAGCTTTTCTATTAAAATACAATAAAGAATTTACATATAAACATTCAATTCGTGTGGCAAATGAGGCAAGAAAAATTGCGGGAATATTTTATGAAGATGAAGAAAAAGCAGTGATTGCAGGATGTTTACATGATATTAGTGCAATCTTTCCGAACGAGGAGCGGATTGCAGTTGCTGAAAAATTTGGAATAGAAATATTACAAGAAGAACGAGAATTTCCAATGATTATTCATCAAAAATTATCGAGAGTAATTGCAAAAGAGATATTTAAAATAGAGGACGAAGAAGTTTTAAATGCTATCTGTTGCCACACTACTTTGCGTAAACATGCTACAAAAATGGATTTAGTACTATTTGTTGCTGATAAATTAGAATGGGATCAAATAGGGACACCTCCATATTTAATAAATGTTAAAAAAGCTTTAGGAAACTCTTTAGAACATGCTGCTTTTGTATATATTTCATATTTGTGGGAAAGAAAAGATACATTAAAAGTCATACACCCGTGGCTAGTAGAAGCATATTGGTATTTAAAAGAAATTGTAGAGTAG
- a CDS encoding response regulator transcription factor has translation MMNKNILIIDDDKDIVELLAVYLRNEGYNIYKAYDGDEALQMISTYEVDLMILDIMMPKRNGLEVCQEVRENNTVPILMLSAKAEDMDKILGLMTGADDYMIKPFNPLELVARVKALLRRSSFQNAATPKNEDGIIRIRTVEIHKHNHTVKVNGEYIKLTSIEFDILYLLASNTGRVFSSEEIFERVWNEDGYGSNKTVMVHISNLRDKLETVMNGEKLIHTVWGVGYKIEK, from the coding sequence ATGATGAATAAAAACATATTAATTATTGATGATGATAAAGATATTGTAGAATTACTCGCTGTTTATTTGCGAAATGAAGGTTATAACATTTATAAAGCTTATGATGGTGATGAAGCATTACAAATGATATCTACATATGAAGTTGACCTTATGATTTTGGATATTATGATGCCAAAACGAAATGGATTAGAAGTTTGTCAAGAAGTGCGTGAAAATAATACTGTACCTATCCTTATGCTTAGTGCAAAAGCTGAAGATATGGATAAGATATTAGGACTTATGACCGGTGCAGATGATTATATGATTAAACCGTTTAATCCACTAGAATTAGTTGCTAGAGTGAAAGCATTATTACGTAGATCATCTTTCCAAAACGCTGCCACACCAAAGAATGAAGATGGTATTATTCGCATTCGTACAGTTGAAATTCATAAACATAATCATACGGTTAAAGTAAATGGTGAATATATTAAGCTCACTTCTATCGAATTTGATATTTTATATTTACTAGCGAGTAATACTGGAAGAGTATTTAGCTCTGAAGAGATATTCGAACGCGTTTGGAATGAAGACGGTTATGGTTCTAATAAAACGGTAATGGTCCATATTAGTAATTTACGCGATAAACTTGAAACCGTAATGAATGGTGAAAAACTAATTCATACGGTTTGGGGAGTAGGATATA